The genomic stretch ATTGACGATGCAGCCGATCTCGCCGTCGAGGCCGATGTAGTTGAGCGAATGCTCGAGCGCCTGCGCCTCGCGCGGGTCGGACTGCGAGGGATCGTTCATGTCGACGATGTTGCGGCGACGGAAGAGAGCGTTGTCGTCGAAGGACATTTTCGCGTCGAGCGCGAGAACCTTGTCGTCCTTGGTGACGACCAGCGGATTGATCTCCAGCATGGTCGCGTCATTGTCGCGGAAGGCGCGATAGGCGCCGAGGATCGACTGAACCGCGCGCGACACCTGCTTGAGATTGAGGCCGAGCTGAAAGGCCAGCTCGCGCGCCTGGAAGGGCAGCAGGCCGACGGCCGGCTCGACGATGACCTGGAGAATGGCGTCGGGATCGGTCTTGGCGATCTCCTCGATCTCCATGCCGCCATGCTTGGAGGCGATGACGCGCACGCGCTCGAGCTTGCGGTCGAGGACGAAGCCGAGATAGAGCTCGCGCTCATAGGGGTCGGCGAGTTCGACATAGACGCGCTGCACCGGCTTGCCTTCCGGCCCGGTCTGCTTGGTGACGAGACGCTTGCCGAGCAATTCGCGCGCGGCCTGCTGAACCTCGTGATAGGTGCGGCACAGCTTGACGCCGCCCGCCTTGCCGCGCGCGCCGGCGTGAATCTGCGCCTTCACCACCCAATGCGAGCCGCCGAGCTCGGTCGCCGCGTAAACGGCCTGATCGGGGCTGAAAGCGACGGTGCCGGGGGGCACCGCGACGCCGCAGCTCGCCAATAATTCTTTGGCTTGATACTCATGGACGTCCATGT from Methylosinus sp. C49 encodes the following:
- a CDS encoding malate--CoA ligase subunit beta, whose amino-acid sequence is MDVHEYQAKELLASCGVAVPPGTVAFSPDQAVYAATELGGSHWVVKAQIHAGARGKAGGVKLCRTYHEVQQAARELLGKRLVTKQTGPEGKPVQRVYVELADPYERELYLGFVLDRKLERVRVIASKHGGMEIEEIAKTDPDAILQVIVEPAVGLLPFQARELAFQLGLNLKQVSRAVQSILGAYRAFRDNDATMLEINPLVVTKDDKVLALDAKMSFDDNALFRRRNIVDMNDPSQSDPREAQALEHSLNYIGLDGEIGCIVNGAGLAMATMDMIKHAGGNPANFLDVGGGASAERVATAFRLVLSDANVKVVLVNIFAGINRCDWVAQGVVDAVKATNITAPLVVRLAGTNVEAGRKLLDESGINVITADSLADAAQKAVAAWRSVK